Genomic window (Gelria sp. Kuro-4):
TCGTCCTGGCCCTGGGCATGCAGCGCATGGTGGAGCGCAATGCCATTGTGAAACGCCTGCATGCGGTGGAGACGCTGGGTTCGACCACTGTTATTTGTACGGATAAAACGGGTACCCTCACCCAGAACAAAATGGCGGCGGTGGAGCTTTGGTGCGGTGCTGCCGCCTACAGCGTGTCCGGCGCAGCCTACGGGCGGGAAGGCGCCATCTGCCGCGCCGGGGAAAAGGTGGAACCGGCCGGTGATCCCGACCTGGCCCGGGCGCTCCTCATCGCCGCCCTCTGCAACGATGCGCGGGTGGAGCAAGAAGCGGACGGCGGCGTCCACCTCGCCGGTGACCCCACCGAGGGGGCGCTCCTGGGCCTGGCGGCCAAGGGCGGCCTTTTTCCTGCGGACCTGGCCGGCACCTACCCGCGCGTGGCTGAGGTGCCCTTTGATTCGCGGCGGAAACTGATGAGCACCATCCACCCGGCTCCCGCGGGCGGTTACCTGGTACTCACCAAAGGCGCTCCCGACGTGGTGCTGGGGCGCGCAACGCGCCTTTTGGTAAACGGGCGGGAAGAGGAGCTCACACCGGCCCGCCGCCGGGAGATTCTGGCCGCGAACGCAGCTCTGGCCGGACAAGCCCTGCGCGTTCTGGCCCTGGCTTACCGGCACCTGCCTCAACTCCCGGCGGAGGCCGACCTGAGCGCGGTAGAAGAAGAGCTCACCTTCGTGGCCCTGGCGGGTCTGAAAGACCCGCTGCGCGCCGAGGCACAGGCGGCCGTACAGCGCTGCCGCAGCGCCGGCATCCGCACGGTAATGATCACGGGCGATCACCCCGACACGGCCGCTGCCATCGGCCGGGAGCTGGGGCTGGTGGAAGCCGGGGGGGTTCTCTCCGGCGTTGAGCTCGATAAGCTCAGCCCGACCGCACTGGGGGAGCGGGTGCGCACGGTGAACGTTTACGCCCGCGTGGCACCGGAACACAAGAGCGCGATCGTCAAGGCCCTGAAGGAACAAGGCGAGGTCGTTGCCGTGACCGGCGACGGTGTCAACGATGCCCCGGCCCTCAAGACGGCCGACATCGGCGTGGCCATGGGCATCACCGGGACAGACGTGGCCAAGGGCGCGGCCGACATGATCCTGACCGACGACAACTTCGCCAGCATTGTGGCGGCGGTGGAGGAAGGCCGCGTCATCTACAGCAACATCCGCAAGTTCGTCTACTTCCTCCTCTCCTGCAATGTAGGCGAGGTACTCATCGTCTTTCTGGCGGAGCTCTTCGGGCTGCCGCTGCCGCTCTTACCGGTGCAGCTCCTCTGGCTGAACCTGCTGACCGATGCCTTCCCGGCGCTCGCCCTGGGGGTGGAAAAGGCAGAGCCGGGTATTATGGACCGGCCGCCCCGTTCGCCGCGGGAGCCTATTTTAGACCGGCCCATGACGCTGGGGATCATCGTCCAGAGTGCGGCGCTCACGGCGGCCGCCTTGGGCGTGTTCACCGTGGCCCTGGGGCGCTACGATGTTACCGGCGCCCGTGCCCTGGCCTTTACCACCTTGGTGCTGGCGGAGCTGCTGCGCGCCTACACCTCGCGCTCCGAGCGCATTCCGGTGCTGCGCCTGGGGCTTTTCAGCAACCCGAGCCTTTTCCTCGGCACCGGCTTCTCCCTGCTGCTTTTCCTCAGCACCATTTACGTCCCGGCCCTGCAGCCCGTTTTCCGTACTATTCCTCTCTCCTGGAACGAGTGGCGGCTTATCCTGCCGGCTGCCTTCCTGCCGGCTGCTGCGGCCGAGGCCTGGAAGCAGCTGCGGCCGCTGCTTACGGGCAACGGGGACAAAAGAAAGGCGGTCGCCCCAGCAGGCGACCACCGTGCCTCCTAGGTTTTGCAGAGCTCTTCCTCGCCGGCCGCGGCCTGGCGCGCCCCCACGGCCCGGCAGGCGATGGCGATGCTGGAAGCGATAACCTGGGCCATGCGATAAACCAGGTGCAGGCGGGTGTTCTGCAGCACCATGTACTCCATGAACCCGCCCACGTTGACGATGCCGGTGATGTGGAGGTCGCCCACCGCCGGCAGGTTTTTATTTACCCCCGCCCCGGGGCGGAGTGCACCGCGGGCGAGCGTAATGGAACCGACGCTCTCCAGGCGCCCCAGGCACGCGTCCACGGCGACAACCACCGGAGCCTGTGGGCACTCCCTCAGCCGCATCAAGGCCTCCTCGAGGTTGGTGGCGTGCACCGGCTCAGCCAGGGTGCCCAGCACCGTAAGATCCGGGCAGCCTAGTTCCACCAGGCGGCTGCCGGTGAGCGGCCCCAGGGCGTCGCCGGTGGAGCGGTCAGTGCCGACGCAGAGGGCAGCCAGCGGGCGGCGGCCGCCGGCGAGGAGACGCAGCTGCCGTCCCAGCGCAACCGCCAGCTTATGTACGGCCAGGGCGTCGTCCACCGTCACCCGGAACTCCGGTTCGGCAAAGAAGCGTTCTCCTCTGCCGCTGAACAGGCCGGCCACGGCTCAGCCCTCCTGCGCCTGCTTCTCCCGGGCCGCCAGTTTGCGGTAACAGGCGTAGCAGAGGGCCCCTTCGTCGCCAGGCAGGTCGAGGTCGAGGATCTTGTTGCCGCAGAGCGGGCAGCTTTTCTCCTTCAGCCCTAGCACCTTCTCGCCCCCCTTGTCTAACCTTCCCAGTTCTGTCAAAGGGAGTATATGAAGAAGGACAAGAAATTATGCAGGGCGTTGGGCGTTTCTCGTTTTTCTAACAAACCCCTGGCCAAGGGCGCCGTCCTATGGTATAATGAAACCGGTGGCAAAGCTTGGACAATAAGGAATACTTATACCGGATGAACTGCGGGGGAGAGTCCGCAAGGCGCCGAAGGAGCAAGGCCGGTAGCGCTACTTACCCGGCTGAACCTCTCAGGTACAAGTACCTCGCAGGGAAGGTTCCCTGGAGAGACCCATAAGCAGCAGGATGCCACGGGCTCGGGCGCCGAAGGGGTAACCTCGGGCGAGGAAATCTCTCAGGCCAAAGGACAGGGAGTAAGTAGCGGGGGTAGCCTCGCGACTTGCTTCCTGTCTTTTTTGGTAGCCAGGGACCGAACCCGGGCGAAGGGTGCGGGCGCGCGAAAGGGAGTGACCCCGGCGTGGAGTTTCTCGCTGTTACCAATAACCCCGCTGTTAAAGAAAAATACCCCCACCTAAACCTTGTGCGGGTGGAGGGAGGTGTAGAGGAGGTGTTTCGCCGCGCGCGCGACTTGGTCCACCAGGGTTACCGCCTGCTCACGCATCCTCTCGCCAGCAGCCTGAAACCGGGGCGCATACCCTTTAAAACGGTGGTGCTCACCGCTGCACCGGAGCAGGCGGTGGACCTCGAGTCGCTGGAGCTTATGGCGGCGGCCGCGGAGGCCCTGGCCAAAACCAGGCCCGCCTGGGCCCTTACCATCCCAGACCAGGTGGCGGCCGACTATGCGCTGGTGGACCTGTCCATCTTTGAGAGCGCGCTCGAGAGCCTAAGAGACGCGCCCTGACGGCCTGTAGGGGCCGCCGGCGGTATAAAACGGTGGACGAAGGGTAAACCTGATCCCGATTGAGACAGGAAGCCGCGGCACTCGTTACCGGACTGATTAAGCCGACGCCGAAAGAGCAAGGAGGGAAGTTTGTGAGTACATACGACGTACTCATCATCGGGGGCGGTCCGGCGGGCCTGACGGCCGGCCTCTACGCCGGTCGCGCCAAACTGAGGACCCTGCTCCTCGAGCAGATGCTGGCGGGCGGGCAGGCCGCCACCACCGACCTCATCGAGAACTACCCCGGGGCGCCGGAAGGGGCCACCGGCCCCGAACTCACCGAGCGCATGGAGGAACAGGCGAAAAAGTTCGGGGTGGAATTCCGCATGGCCCAGGTTACCGGCGTGGACTTCAGCGGGCGCGAGAAAAAGGTGCTGACCAGCGAAGGGGAGTACACGGCCAAGGCGGTCATCATCGCCAGCGGGGCCACCCACAAGAAGCTCGGCTGCCCGGGCGAAGCAGAGTTCACCGGCCGGGGCGTTTCCTACTGCGCTACCTGTGACGGGGCCTTTTACGAGGACCTGCCGGTGGCGGTGGTGGGCGGCGGCGACTCGGCCATCACCGAGGCGCTCTTTCTCACCAAGTTTGCCAGCCGCGTCTATGTGATCCACCGGCGCGACGCCCTGCGCGCCACCAAGGTGGTCCAGGACAAAGCCTTTGCCGAACCGAAGATCGAGTTTGTCTGGAACAGCGTGGTGGCCGAGGTTAAAGGGAGCGATATGGTGGAGGCCGTGCGGGTAAAGAACGTCAAGACTGGCGCGCTCCAGGACCTTCCCGTAAAGGGCGTCTTCATCTACGTCGGGCTGGTGCCCAACACCGACTTTCTCAAAGGCCAGGTGCGCCTCGATGAGCGCGGTTACATCCCCGTGACGGCCAATATGGAAACGAATGTGCCCGGGGTGTTCGCCGCCGGCGACGTCACGGTGAAGCTCCTGCGCCAGGCGGTCACCGCGGTGGGCGACGGCGCCACCGCCGCCGTCGCCGCCGAGCGCTACATCGAGGAAAACTTCTGAGGAGGGCTGGTTGTGTCCGATTTCGTTACTGAACTTACCCGGGAGACGTACGAGGAGGAAGTGAAAGGCGCCGAACTGCCGGTGCTGGTGGATTTCTGGGGGCCGCGCTGCGCGCCCTGCCTGGCGCTCCTTCCCGAGGTGGAGAAACTGGCGCAGGAGTACAGCGGCCGCGTTAAGTTCTGCAAGGTGAACTGCAACCAGAACCGGCGCCTGGTGGTGGAACTTAAGGTGATGGCCCTGCCGACATTCCTCTTCTACAAAGGGGGTGAGGTGGTAGCCCAACTGTCAGGTCCCGAGGCCACCAAGGAAAACATCAAGGCCAAGCTCGATGAGCTGGCCGGGTAAGGCCCGGGGCGGTCACCGAAAACGGAGAGGAGGGTTGCACAACATGCGTTTGGAGCTAGGTAAGATCACCATCCGCAACGTGGCGTTCGGTCCAGAGACCAAGGTGGAAGGCGGCACCTTGTATGTTAACAAGGACGAGCTTACCGCCCTGGTCCTAGAGGACAAAACCCTGAAGTCCTGTACGGTGGATCTGGCGCGTCCGGGCGAAGAGGTGCGCATCATCCCCGTTAAGGACGTTATCGAGCCGCGCTGCAAAGTGAGCGGGCCGGGCGGCATCTTTCCCGGGTTCGTCGGCAAGGTGGAGACGGTCGGGAGCGGGCGCACCCACGTCCTCAAGGGCGCCGCGGTGGTGACCACCGGGAAGATCGTGGGCTTCCAGGAGGGCATCATCGATATGACCGGTCCCGGCGCCCGGTACACCCCGTTCTCCCAGACGTATAATGTGGTCCTGAGCATCCAGCCGATCGACGGCCTGCCTCAGCACGATCACGAGCGCGCCGTGCGGCTGGCCGGGCTCAAGGCGGCCGCCTACCTGGGCGAGGCCGGCAAGAACCTGGAGCCCGAGACGGTGGAGGTGTACGAGCTGGGCTCCTACCTGGAGACGGCGGCGCAGTACCCGAGCCTCCCCAAGGTGCTTTACGTCTATATGCTGCAGTCCCAGGGGCTGCTGCACGACACGTGGGTCTACGGCGTGGACGCCAAGCGTACCCTGCCCAGCCTTATCCATCCCAACGAGACCATGGACGGGGCCATTGTCAGCGGCAACTGCGTTTCCGCCTGCGACAAGAACACCACCTACCACCACCTCAACAACCCGGTTATCGCCGAACTCTACAAGCGCCACGGCAAGGACCTCTGCTTCCTGGGTTGCGTTATTACCAATGAGAACGTGACGCTGGCCGACAAGCAGCGCTCCTCCAGCTACGCCGCCAAACTGGCGCACCTCGTCGGCGCCGATGCCGCCATCGTCACCGAAGAGGGCTTCGGCAACCCGGACGCCGACCTCATCATGAATTGCAACAAGCTCGAGGACTACGGTATTAAGACCGTGCTCATCACCGACGAGTATGCCGGCCGCGACGGCGCTTCCCAGTCCCTGGCGGACGTGAGCGCCAAGGCTGATGCCGTGGTGAGCACCGGCAACGCCAACGAGCTCATCGACCTGCCGCCTATGAAAAAGGTTATCGGCGATGCCGCCGCCGCCAACGTCATCGCCGGCGGATTCGCCGGGGCCCTGCATGCGGACGGCAGCATCACCGCCGAACTGCAGGTGATCACCGGCGTTAACTGCGAGCTCGGCTACAGCAACCTAAGGGCGAGGGGGTATTAATAGGTGTGGGGACAGGTCGGCAATTCGGGGTTGATGTTGAGGGCCCGACCTGTCCCCAGGGCAACCGAGAATGCGTTTCTCACGGTGCTGGGGTGTGCCGTGTAAGCTTAAGGGGATTTTGCGGAAGGAGGCTTAAACATGGAGCTCAAGGGCAAGAAGGTCATTGCCCTGGGTGACCGGGACGGGGTTCCCGGACCGGCCATTGAGGAGTGCCTGAAGTCGGCCGGCGCGGAACTCGCCTTCGTAACCACCGAGTGCTTCGTCTGAACGGCGGCCGGGACCATGGACCTGGAGAATCAGGCGCGGATCAAAGAGCTGGGCGAGAAGTACGGGCCCAAGGAGCTGGTGGTTATCCTGGGCTCCTCCGACCCGGACAGCGCCGAGCTCGCCGCGGAGACCGTCACCGCAGGCGATCCCACCTACGCCGGTCCACTGGCCGGAGTCCCGTTGGGACTCCCCGTGTATCACATCCTGGAGGCGGAGATCAAAGAGCAGATTGACCCCAAGGTCTACGAAGAGCAGGTCGCCATGATGGAGATGGTGCTCGACGTGGAGGCCTTAACGGCGGCCGTGAAGAAGATGCGGGAAGAACACAGCCAGCTTTAGGGGGGAGGGAGAACTATGGCCCAGGGAAAGATCAGGGTTGTGCACTACCTGAACCAGTTCTTCGGGCAGATCGGCGGCGAGGAGAAGGCGAACATCCCGCCCGAGGCGCGCGAGGGTGCGGTGGGCCCCGGGATGGGCCTGAAGGCCGCCCTGGGGGCGGACGCTGAGATCGTCGGCACCGTCATCTGCGGCGACAGCTACTTCGGCGAACACCTGGACGAGGCCGCGCGCACGGTGCTCGAGCTCATCAAGAAGTTCCAGCCCGATGTGGTGGTGGCCGGCCCGGCCTTCAACGCGGGCCGCTACGGCACGGCCTGCGGCGCGGTGTGCCAGGCCGTGGTCAAGGAGCTTCACATCCCGGCCGTCACCGCCATGTTCCCGGAGAACCCGGGCGTGGACCTGTACAAAAAGGACGTCTACATCCTGCCCAGTGCCGACTCTGCCGCCGGCATGCGCGAGGCGCTGCCCAAGCTGGCGGCCTTCGCCCTGAAGCTGGCGCGCGGCGCGGCCATTGGTACTCCGGAAGAAGAGGGGTACATCCCGCGCGGCATCCGCAAGAACTTCTTCGCGGAAGAAAGCGGCGCCGCCCGGGCGGTGGAGATGCTGGTGGCCAAGCTCCAGGGGAAACCGTTCACCACAGAGCTTCCCATGCCCCAGTTCGACCGGGTGCCGCCCAACCCGCCGGTGAAGGACATGGCGCACGCCACCGTCGCCCTCGTTACCTCCGGCGGCATCGTACCCAAGGGCAACCCGGATCACATCGAGTCCTCTAGCGCCTCCAAGTTCGGTAAGTACAGCCTGAAGGGCCTGGACGACCTGACGCCCGAGACGCATCAGACGGCCCACGGCGGCTACGACCCCACGTACGCCAACGCCGACCCGGACCGGGTGCTGCCGCTGGATGTGATGCGGGACCTGGAGCGCGGGGGCCGCATCGGCAAGCTCTATGACTACCACTACGCCACGGTGGGCAACGGCACCTCGGTGGCCAACGCCTCCCGCTACGGCGCGGCCATCGCCAAGGAGCTGAAAGAAGCCGGGGTCGATGCGGTGATCCTCACCTCCACCTGAGGAACCTGCACTCGCTGCGGCGCAGCGATGGTAAAAGAGATCGAGCGGGCCGGCCTGCCCGTGGTGCATGTCTGCACGGTGGTGCCGATCTCCCTCACCGTGGGCGCCAACCGCATTGTGCCGGCGGTGGCCATTCCGCATCCGCTGGGCAACCCCGAGCTCCCGCAGGACGAGGAAAAGGCCCTGCGGCGCCGGCTGGTCGAACGGGCCCTCCGCGCCCTGGAGACGCCGGTCGAAGGGCAGACGGTTTTCGAACAGTAAGAACTCTTCTTGGCGCGCGCCCTGGTTTAGCCCAGGGCACGCGCCGCTTGCCGGAGGTGAAGCAATGGACGACGCCGTAATAAAGGGCGCAGGGTACATCCTGGCTCACGTCCCCAACCTCACGTACGAGTTCGGCACCACCCAGGTCCTGGAGCGGCTCAAAGACCCCGAGTCACCTTACCTGGCCAAGCTGAAGGAGCACCTCAGGACCTACGAACAGGCCCTGGCCTATCCGCCCTTCCAGGCCTACATCGGCAACCTCCACCCCGACGACCTGGCGGCCATCCCACGCCCCTGGTACGAGGGCGAAAAGGTTAAGCCGGCGCGGACGGGGCCTTACGGGGAAATTGTCCCCGAGGACGAGTTCTACGCCTGGATGCTCCTGGTGGATACCTTCGACCTGGTCTGGCTGGACGAGAAGTTCCTGGCGGAGCTCAAAGTCCGGCTGGAGAAGAACCCGCTCGTCGCTCCGGCCGACCTCAAGAAGCTGGGGAGCGGCAAAGCCGCCGCCGACATCGCGGCCCGGGTGCAGGCCGGGAGCGCTGCGCCACTTTACCTGGGCGGGCGCCTGGTGGGCTGCGTGCGCCAGGCGCACGAGGTGGACGACACCCTGGCCGCGCACGTCATGGCCGAGAACGTGGCCAGCAAGGCCTCGGCGGTACTGGTGCTGCGCCACCTTCTCGCCCAAACGGGTACGGACCCCAAGGCGGTGGACTACATCATTGAGGCCTCAGAAGAGGCCTGCGGCGACATGAACCAGCGGGGCGGCGGTAACTTCGCCAAGGCCATCGGGGAATGGGCCGGCTGCCTCAATGCCACCGGCTCCGACACGCGCGGCTTCTGCGCCGGGCCCACCCATGCCCTCATCCATGCGGCCGCCCTGGTGAAGGCCGGCTTCTACAAGAGCGTGGTGGTGGTGGGCGGCGGGGCCATGGCCAAACTCGGGATGAACGGCAGGGACCATGTGGCCAAGGGCCTGCCCGTCCTGGAGGATGTCCTGGGGGGCTTTGCCATCCTGGTGGCGGAAAACGACGGGGTGAATCCCGTCATCCGCGGCGATTCCCTGGGCAAGCACAACATCGGCTCCGGCTCCTCGCCCCAGGCGGTGATGCAGGCCCTGGTGGCCGACCCGCTGGAGCGCCTGGGCCTCAGGCTCAGCGACGTGGATAAGTACTCCGTGGAGATGCAGATCCCGGAGATCACCGAGCCGGCCGGTGCCGGCGACGTCCCCACCGCCAACTTCAAGATGATCGCTGCCCTGGCGGTGATGCGGAAAGAAATCGAGCGCAGCGCGATTGCCGAGTTTGTGGCCCGGCACGGCATGCCCGGTTTTGCTCCCACCCAGGGGCACATTCCCTCTGGCGTGCCCTTCATCGGTCACGCCCGTGACCAGATCCTCGCCGGCAAGATCACCCGGGCCATGATCATCGGCAAGGGCAGCCTCTTTTTAGGCCGCATGACCAACCTCTTCGACGGGGTCTCCTTCCTCCTGGAGAGGAATCCGGGGCGCAAGAGCGAAGAGGCGGCGGTGGTGGACGAGGCGGCCCTCAGGAAGCTCGTGGCCTCCGCCCTG
Coding sequences:
- a CDS encoding cation-translocating P-type ATPase — encoded protein: MQAWHSLSVAAAGRELGTDTECGLTPQEAAARLERYGPNELGGKEGEPLWRKLLAQFQDYLVIILLAAGAVSFAVGERTDAALILLIVVLNAVLGVIQEGRAERALQALKQLAAPQARVLRGGRVFEVPAATIVPGDVVLLEAGSVVPCDLRLTRTASLKIEEAALTGESVPVEKDAGAVLAAGAPLAERCNLAYMGTTVVYGRGEGVACATGMATEMGRIAGLLAAAPEELTPLQQKLNALGKSLGTITLVICGVVFLTGFLRGAHTGARLLEMFLVAVSLAVAAIPEGLPAVVTIVLALGMQRMVERNAIVKRLHAVETLGSTTVICTDKTGTLTQNKMAAVELWCGAAAYSVSGAAYGREGAICRAGEKVEPAGDPDLARALLIAALCNDARVEQEADGGVHLAGDPTEGALLGLAAKGGLFPADLAGTYPRVAEVPFDSRRKLMSTIHPAPAGGYLVLTKGAPDVVLGRATRLLVNGREEELTPARRREILAANAALAGQALRVLALAYRHLPQLPAEADLSAVEEELTFVALAGLKDPLRAEAQAAVQRCRSAGIRTVMITGDHPDTAAAIGRELGLVEAGGVLSGVELDKLSPTALGERVRTVNVYARVAPEHKSAIVKALKEQGEVVAVTGDGVNDAPALKTADIGVAMGITGTDVAKGAADMILTDDNFASIVAAVEEGRVIYSNIRKFVYFLLSCNVGEVLIVFLAELFGLPLPLLPVQLLWLNLLTDAFPALALGVEKAEPGIMDRPPRSPREPILDRPMTLGIIVQSAALTAAALGVFTVALGRYDVTGARALAFTTLVLAELLRAYTSRSERIPVLRLGLFSNPSLFLGTGFSLLLFLSTIYVPALQPVFRTIPLSWNEWRLILPAAFLPAAAAEAWKQLRPLLTGNGDKRKAVAPAGDHRAS
- the yyaC gene encoding spore protease YyaC, with the translated sequence MAGLFSGRGERFFAEPEFRVTVDDALAVHKLAVALGRQLRLLAGGRRPLAALCVGTDRSTGDALGPLTGSRLVELGCPDLTVLGTLAEPVHATNLEEALMRLRECPQAPVVVAVDACLGRLESVGSITLARGALRPGAGVNKNLPAVGDLHITGIVNVGGFMEYMVLQNTRLHLVYRMAQVIASSIAIACRAVGARQAAAGEEELCKT
- a CDS encoding GrdX family protein encodes the protein MEFLAVTNNPAVKEKYPHLNLVRVEGGVEEVFRRARDLVHQGYRLLTHPLASSLKPGRIPFKTVVLTAAPEQAVDLESLELMAAAAEALAKTRPAWALTIPDQVAADYALVDLSIFESALESLRDAP
- the trxB gene encoding thioredoxin-disulfide reductase, producing MSTYDVLIIGGGPAGLTAGLYAGRAKLRTLLLEQMLAGGQAATTDLIENYPGAPEGATGPELTERMEEQAKKFGVEFRMAQVTGVDFSGREKKVLTSEGEYTAKAVIIASGATHKKLGCPGEAEFTGRGVSYCATCDGAFYEDLPVAVVGGGDSAITEALFLTKFASRVYVIHRRDALRATKVVQDKAFAEPKIEFVWNSVVAEVKGSDMVEAVRVKNVKTGALQDLPVKGVFIYVGLVPNTDFLKGQVRLDERGYIPVTANMETNVPGVFAAGDVTVKLLRQAVTAVGDGATAAVAAERYIEENF
- a CDS encoding co-chaperone YbbN, whose translation is MSDFVTELTRETYEEEVKGAELPVLVDFWGPRCAPCLALLPEVEKLAQEYSGRVKFCKVNCNQNRRLVVELKVMALPTFLFYKGGEVVAQLSGPEATKENIKAKLDELAG
- a CDS encoding glycine/sarcosine/betaine reductase component B subunit, encoding MRLELGKITIRNVAFGPETKVEGGTLYVNKDELTALVLEDKTLKSCTVDLARPGEEVRIIPVKDVIEPRCKVSGPGGIFPGFVGKVETVGSGRTHVLKGAAVVTTGKIVGFQEGIIDMTGPGARYTPFSQTYNVVLSIQPIDGLPQHDHERAVRLAGLKAAAYLGEAGKNLEPETVEVYELGSYLETAAQYPSLPKVLYVYMLQSQGLLHDTWVYGVDAKRTLPSLIHPNETMDGAIVSGNCVSACDKNTTYHHLNNPVIAELYKRHGKDLCFLGCVITNENVTLADKQRSSSYAAKLAHLVGADAAIVTEEGFGNPDADLIMNCNKLEDYGIKTVLITDEYAGRDGASQSLADVSAKADAVVSTGNANELIDLPPMKKVIGDAAAANVIAGGFAGALHADGSITAELQVITGVNCELGYSNLRARGY
- the grdA gene encoding glycine/sarcosine/betaine reductase complex selenoprotein A, which produces MELKGKKVIALGDRDGVPGPAIEECLKSAGAELAFVTTECFVUTAAGTMDLENQARIKELGEKYGPKELVVILGSSDPDSAELAAETVTAGDPTYAGPLAGVPLGLPVYHILEAEIKEQIDPKVYEEQVAMMEMVLDVEALTAAVKKMREEHSQL
- the grdB gene encoding glycine reductase complex selenoprotein B codes for the protein MAQGKIRVVHYLNQFFGQIGGEEKANIPPEAREGAVGPGMGLKAALGADAEIVGTVICGDSYFGEHLDEAARTVLELIKKFQPDVVVAGPAFNAGRYGTACGAVCQAVVKELHIPAVTAMFPENPGVDLYKKDVYILPSADSAAGMREALPKLAAFALKLARGAAIGTPEEEGYIPRGIRKNFFAEESGAARAVEMLVAKLQGKPFTTELPMPQFDRVPPNPPVKDMAHATVALVTSGGIVPKGNPDHIESSSASKFGKYSLKGLDDLTPETHQTAHGGYDPTYANADPDRVLPLDVMRDLERGGRIGKLYDYHYATVGNGTSVANASRYGAAIAKELKEAGVDAVILTSTUGTCTRCGAAMVKEIERAGLPVVHVCTVVPISLTVGANRIVPAVAIPHPLGNPELPQDEEKALRRRLVERALRALETPVEGQTVFEQ
- the grdC gene encoding glycine/sarcosine/betaine reductase complex component C subunit beta — translated: MDDAVIKGAGYILAHVPNLTYEFGTTQVLERLKDPESPYLAKLKEHLRTYEQALAYPPFQAYIGNLHPDDLAAIPRPWYEGEKVKPARTGPYGEIVPEDEFYAWMLLVDTFDLVWLDEKFLAELKVRLEKNPLVAPADLKKLGSGKAAADIAARVQAGSAAPLYLGGRLVGCVRQAHEVDDTLAAHVMAENVASKASAVLVLRHLLAQTGTDPKAVDYIIEASEEACGDMNQRGGGNFAKAIGEWAGCLNATGSDTRGFCAGPTHALIHAAALVKAGFYKSVVVVGGGAMAKLGMNGRDHVAKGLPVLEDVLGGFAILVAENDGVNPVIRGDSLGKHNIGSGSSPQAVMQALVADPLERLGLRLSDVDKYSVEMQIPEITEPAGAGDVPTANFKMIAALAVMRKEIERSAIAEFVARHGMPGFAPTQGHIPSGVPFIGHARDQILAGKITRAMIIGKGSLFLGRMTNLFDGVSFLLERNPGRKSEEAAVVDEAALRKLVASALRRAADELTGGEG